In Tursiops truncatus isolate mTurTru1 chromosome 19, mTurTru1.mat.Y, whole genome shotgun sequence, a genomic segment contains:
- the RPL28 gene encoding large ribosomal subunit protein eL28, producing the protein MSAHLQWMVVRNCSSFLIKRNKQTYSTEPNNLKARNSFRYNGLIHRKTVGVEPAADGKGVVVVMKRRSGQRKPATSYVRTTINKNARATLSSIRHMIRKNKYRPDLRMAAIRRASAILRSQKPVMVKRKRTRPTKSS; encoded by the exons ATGTCCGCGCATCTGCAGTGGATGGTCGTGCGGAACTGCTCCAGCTTCTTGATCAAGAGGAATAAGCAGACGTACAGCACC GAACCCAATAACCTGAAGGCCCGCAACTCTTTTCGCTACAACGGGCTCATTCACCGCAAGACTGTGGGCGTGGAGCCGGCGGCGGACGGCAAAGGGGTCGTGGTGGTCATGAAGCGGAGATCCG gccAGCGAAAGCCAGCCACTTCTTATGTGCGGACCACCATCAACAAGAATGCCCGGGCCACCCTCAGCAGCATCCGGCACATGATCCGAAAGAACAAGTACCGCCCGGATTTGCGtatg GCTGCCATCCGCAGAGCCAGCGCCATCCTGCGCAGCCAGAAGCCTGTGATGGTGAAGAGGAAGCGGACCCGCCCCACCAAGAGCTCCTGA
- the TMEM190 gene encoding transmembrane protein 190: MVGSGIPALGLFLLMQGSVDGNGIQGFFYPWSCEGDVWERESCGGQVAIENPNLCLRLRCCYRNGVCYHQRPDENMQRKHMWALGWMCGGLLFLISSICLFWWAKRRDMLRLPWFMKGKCNLSQTVSLLPKDRTPSEKKMASIGSMPTEGALDISGGTDEEGTEGGE; the protein is encoded by the exons ATGGTGGGGTCTGGGATCCCTGCTTTGGGCCtcttcctgctaatgcagggctcAGTAG ATGGGAATGGAATCCAGGGATTCTTCTATCCATGGA GCTGTGAGGGAGATGTCTGGGAACGGGAGAGCTGTGGGGGCCAGGTGGCAATTGAGAACCCGAATCTCTGTCTGCGTCTACGATGCTGCTACCGCAACGGGGTCTGCTACCACCAGCGGCCGGATG AAAACATGCAGAGGAAGCACATGTGGGCACTCGGCTGGATGTGCGGAGGCCTCCTCTTCCTGATCTCCAGCATCTGCCTGTTCTG GTGGGCCAAGCGACGGGATATGCTGCGGCTGCCGTGGTTCATGAAGGGCAAGTGCAACCTGTCCCAGACCGTCTCTCTGTTACCCAAGGACCGGACACCGAGCGAAAAGAAGATGGCATCCATTGGCAGCATGCCCACAGAGGGGGCCCTGGACATCTCAGGGGGCACTGATGAGGAGGGCACGGAAGGGGGCGAATAA
- the TMEM238 gene encoding transmembrane protein 238 — protein MAAVSAVCASQGPPPGAPSPPASAPVPASGLGRCRLALLLAVAMDVAGMAALLTGVFAQLQVRGRDFGDLLIYSGALLVFLSLLGWILWYTGNIEISRQELERDYGLRPSALARLARKLSRRWSAPASSSAGRRAAPSSWGARPAARTPQPPATGSRRVRLQLAALEAGPGAACASKE, from the coding sequence ATGGCGGCGGTGTCGGCGGTGTGCGCCTCGCAGGGGCCCCCGCCGGGCGCACCGTCCCCGCCGGCGAGCGCGCCTGTGCCCGCGTCCGGCCTGGGCCGCTGCCGGTTGGCGCTGCTGCTGGCCGTGGCGATGGACGTGGCGGGCATGGCGGCGCTGCTGACCGGCGTGTTCGCGCAGTTGCAGGTGCGCGGCCGCGACTTCGGCGACCTGCTCATCTACTCGGGCGCGTTGCTCGTCTTCCTAAGCCTGCTCGGCTGGATCCTCTGGTACACCGGCAACATCGAGATCTCGCGCCAGGAGCTAGAGCGCGACTACGGCCTGCGGCCCTCGGCGCTCGCCCGCCTCGCGCGAAAGCTCTCCCGCCGCTGGTCGGCGCCGGCTTCCTCCTCCGCCGGCCGGCGCGCCGCGCCCAGCTCCTGGGGAGCGCGCCCCGCCGCCCGCACGCCCCAGCCGCCCGCCACCGGCTCCCGCCGCGTGCGCCTGCAGCTCGCCGCGCTCGAGGCCGGGCCTGGGGCGGCGTGTGCGAGCAAAGAGTGA